The following coding sequences lie in one Streptomyces xiamenensis genomic window:
- a CDS encoding dioxygenase family protein: protein MTDYRLSRRRILTIGGLGAAGFVLAGHCPASAATGAATPVHPTASATGDTTAGSWYELTTHRSDGPYTLTAAQNRQDITDGKQGVPLALDLTVRDSGGSGAALPGTAVEVWHCDAWGYYSGYTDANPGGEVRAEREDRSGADPDSFLRGYQVTDREGRVAFRTIVPGWYAPRAPHIHVRVHLGAEPESGGFAAEATHFTGQLFLPDELVAEVYELEPYAQHIGDGPATLARDIVYAGGGERDGLLSPERVGTRGLTEGCSAAFTLAVPAERARAAARAASAARAA from the coding sequence ATGACGGATTACAGACTCAGCCGCCGTCGCATCCTGACCATCGGCGGCCTGGGAGCCGCCGGGTTTGTGCTGGCCGGCCACTGCCCCGCGAGCGCCGCCACCGGCGCCGCCACCCCCGTCCACCCCACCGCGAGCGCCACCGGCGACACCACCGCCGGCTCCTGGTACGAGCTGACCACCCACCGCTCGGACGGCCCGTACACGCTGACCGCCGCCCAGAACCGGCAGGACATCACGGACGGCAAGCAAGGCGTGCCGCTGGCCCTCGACCTGACGGTGCGGGACAGCGGCGGCAGCGGGGCCGCCCTGCCCGGCACGGCCGTCGAGGTCTGGCACTGCGACGCCTGGGGGTACTACTCGGGTTACACCGACGCCAACCCGGGCGGCGAGGTTCGCGCCGAACGCGAGGACCGCAGCGGCGCCGACCCGGACTCCTTCCTGCGCGGCTACCAGGTCACCGACCGGGAGGGCCGGGTCGCCTTCCGCACCATCGTGCCGGGCTGGTACGCCCCGCGCGCCCCGCACATCCACGTCCGGGTGCACTTGGGCGCCGAGCCGGAGAGCGGCGGCTTCGCGGCGGAGGCCACGCACTTCACCGGGCAGCTGTTCCTGCCGGACGAGCTGGTCGCCGAGGTGTACGAACTGGAGCCGTACGCCCAGCACATCGGTGACGGTCCGGCGACGCTGGCCCGCGACATCGTGTACGCCGGCGGCGGGGAGCGGGACGGCCTGCTGTCCCCGGAGCGGGTCGGCACCCGCGGTCTGACCGAGGGCTGTTCCGCGGCGTTCACCCTGGCCGTCCCGGCGGAACGCGCCAGGGCCGCCGCCCGCGCGGCGTCCGCCGCCCGCGCCGCCTGA
- a CDS encoding VOC family protein: MTIRTTTHLNFRGTAGQALEFYQSVFGGRLTLVTYGDLGAPKDAPGAGKVVFGQVENEDGFRVMAYDIPGTDDADPAAVAGSTRRENGMTLTDRTFFQSVRGETLDEVTGYWKALSDGADIVEPLAASPWSPGFGILTDRFGVTWVLDVQAPYAG; encoded by the coding sequence ATGACCATCAGGACCACCACCCACCTCAACTTCCGCGGCACCGCCGGGCAGGCCCTGGAGTTCTACCAGAGCGTGTTCGGCGGACGGCTCACCCTCGTGACGTACGGTGACCTCGGCGCGCCGAAGGACGCGCCCGGTGCCGGCAAGGTGGTGTTCGGCCAGGTCGAGAACGAGGACGGGTTCCGTGTCATGGCCTACGACATCCCCGGCACGGACGACGCCGACCCCGCCGCGGTCGCCGGGTCCACCCGCCGGGAGAACGGCATGACCCTCACCGACCGCACCTTCTTCCAGTCCGTGCGGGGCGAGACCCTCGACGAGGTCACCGGCTACTGGAAGGCGCTGTCCGACGGGGCCGACATCGTCGAGCCCCTCGCCGCCTCGCCCTGGAGCCCCGGCTTCGGCATCCTCACCGACCGCTTCGGCGTCACGTGGGTCCTCGACGTCCAGGCCCCGTACGCGGGCTGA
- a CDS encoding helix-turn-helix transcriptional regulator — protein MVGSSSRMLSLLSLLQTRRDWPGQTLAERLAVSPRTVRRDIGRLRELGYRISATKGPDGGYRLAAGSELPPLLFDDDQAVAIAVALRNASASGVDIEEAAARALETVRQVMPSRLRHRIDDVRFTGSEPAARVDPGVLRTVSAAVRRRHVLRFGYGEADGPARRAEPHAVVARGGRWYLIAWDLDRDDWRVFRLDRVTPRLPQGGPFTPRPLPAPDARTFLAARSKGSAAEDRWPCTGEIVISLPASEVAPWIEDGEVEELTERTCRLTVGSWSWTALLALVTRFDAPFTVVGPSPLAAAARTLADRLRAAATGPPPDADPQS, from the coding sequence ATGGTCGGAAGTTCCTCCCGGATGCTGTCGTTGCTGTCGCTGTTGCAGACCCGGCGCGACTGGCCCGGCCAGACGCTGGCCGAGCGGCTGGCGGTGAGCCCGCGTACCGTGCGGCGCGACATCGGGCGGCTGCGCGAGCTCGGGTACCGGATCAGCGCAACGAAGGGCCCGGACGGGGGTTACCGCCTCGCCGCGGGATCGGAGCTGCCACCGTTGCTGTTCGACGACGACCAGGCCGTGGCGATCGCGGTCGCCCTGCGGAACGCCTCCGCGAGCGGGGTCGACATCGAGGAGGCCGCGGCGCGGGCGCTGGAGACCGTACGGCAGGTGATGCCCTCGCGTCTGCGCCACCGGATCGACGATGTCCGGTTCACCGGCTCCGAACCCGCCGCACGCGTGGACCCCGGGGTGCTCCGGACGGTGAGCGCCGCCGTGCGGCGGCGGCACGTCCTGCGCTTCGGCTACGGGGAGGCCGACGGTCCCGCGCGACGCGCCGAGCCGCACGCCGTGGTCGCCCGTGGCGGCCGGTGGTACCTCATCGCCTGGGACCTGGACCGCGACGACTGGCGCGTCTTCCGCCTGGACCGGGTGACCCCGCGTCTGCCGCAGGGCGGCCCCTTCACCCCCCGCCCGCTTCCGGCCCCGGACGCGCGGACCTTCCTGGCCGCGCGGTCCAAGGGGTCGGCCGCCGAGGACCGGTGGCCGTGCACCGGGGAGATCGTCATCTCCCTGCCGGCGAGCGAGGTCGCGCCGTGGATCGAGGACGGCGAGGTGGAGGAGCTGACCGAGCGGACGTGCCGCCTCACGGTGGGCTCGTGGTCATGGACCGCTCTGCTCGCGCTCGTGACCCGGTTCGACGCCCCCTTCACCGTCGTCGGGCCGAGCCCCCTGGCCGCCGCCGCCCGTACCCTGGCCGACCGGCTGCGGGCGGCGGCCACCGGCCCGCCGCCGGACGCGGACCCTCAGTCGTGA
- a CDS encoding PHP domain-containing protein, whose amino-acid sequence MGHGHHHPHGHDHEHGHRHDHEHDGEPRALPAAMDTEIPDSELSPDQLSRRSMLRRAGLLGAGIAGAGVLGSSAFEAAAAAPGTRPTGNNGRGNGNGNGRMLWLAGDHHIHTQYSSDGLYRVSDQVRNGARHGLDWMVITDHGSTNHSRIGVEKVNPDIKAARERYQDTLVFQGLEWNIPAAEHATVFVHPGKNEVDVLKQFETGYDGAVKGATADTPQNEALAISGLNFLAEQVQRKKVKAALMLANHPSRKGIDSPHEIRAWRDAQPGIAVGMEGAPGHQAAGIAKPGGPGSGRGYYDSSPGAGSFPAYPAESYRTWGGFDWMTATVGGLWDSLLAEGKPWWISANSDSHSNYADTAARPSDTDFDANGFHGDPVYSGGLNLDAGDYWPGQYSRTHVGATGFSYAAVMEGIRDGRVWVDHGGLISGLDAQLRGGNRSATLGGTLQVKRGTSVELRLEIALANGANWAGFVPELARVDVIRGEVTGAAQDRDGFRAPGTKVAQSFEVNKSTGSVTLTHKLGKVDRPVYVRVRGTDGNRSQVGLHGAATDPNGPALDVVGDADPWRDLWFYSNPIWVLPS is encoded by the coding sequence ATGGGGCACGGACACCACCACCCGCACGGTCATGACCACGAACACGGTCACAGGCACGACCACGAGCACGACGGGGAACCCCGGGCGCTACCGGCCGCCATGGACACGGAGATCCCGGACAGCGAGCTGAGCCCCGATCAGCTCTCCCGGCGCTCCATGCTGCGCCGCGCCGGACTGCTGGGCGCCGGGATCGCCGGCGCGGGCGTGCTGGGGTCCTCCGCCTTCGAGGCGGCGGCCGCCGCCCCCGGCACCCGCCCCACCGGCAACAACGGCCGGGGCAACGGCAATGGCAACGGCCGGATGCTGTGGCTGGCCGGGGACCACCACATCCACACCCAGTACAGCTCCGACGGCCTGTACCGGGTCTCCGACCAGGTCCGCAACGGCGCGCGCCACGGCCTGGACTGGATGGTCATCACCGACCACGGCAGCACCAACCACTCCCGGATCGGCGTGGAGAAGGTCAACCCGGACATCAAGGCCGCCCGGGAGCGCTACCAGGACACCCTCGTCTTCCAGGGCCTGGAGTGGAACATCCCCGCCGCCGAGCACGCGACCGTCTTCGTCCACCCCGGCAAGAACGAGGTCGACGTCCTCAAGCAGTTCGAGACCGGCTACGACGGTGCCGTCAAGGGCGCCACCGCCGACACCCCGCAGAACGAGGCCCTGGCCATCTCCGGCCTGAACTTCCTCGCCGAGCAGGTCCAGCGCAAGAAGGTCAAGGCCGCGCTCATGCTCGCCAACCACCCCTCCCGCAAGGGCATCGACTCCCCGCACGAGATCCGCGCCTGGCGCGACGCGCAGCCCGGCATCGCGGTCGGCATGGAGGGCGCCCCCGGCCACCAGGCCGCCGGCATCGCCAAGCCGGGCGGCCCCGGCTCGGGCCGCGGCTACTACGACTCCAGCCCCGGCGCCGGCTCCTTCCCCGCCTACCCGGCCGAGAGCTACCGCACCTGGGGCGGCTTCGACTGGATGACCGCCACCGTCGGCGGCCTGTGGGACAGCCTGCTCGCCGAGGGCAAGCCCTGGTGGATCAGCGCCAACTCCGACTCGCACAGCAACTACGCCGACACCGCCGCCCGCCCCTCCGACACGGACTTCGACGCGAACGGCTTCCACGGCGACCCGGTGTACTCCGGCGGCCTGAACCTGGACGCCGGCGACTACTGGCCCGGCCAGTACAGCCGCACCCACGTCGGCGCCACCGGCTTCTCCTACGCCGCCGTCATGGAAGGCATCCGCGACGGCCGGGTCTGGGTGGACCACGGCGGGCTGATCTCCGGCCTCGACGCCCAGCTGCGCGGCGGCAACCGCTCCGCCACCCTCGGCGGCACCCTCCAGGTCAAGCGCGGTACGAGCGTGGAGTTGCGGCTGGAGATCGCGCTGGCCAACGGCGCCAACTGGGCCGGCTTCGTGCCCGAACTGGCCCGGGTCGACGTCATCCGGGGCGAGGTCACCGGCGCGGCGCAGGACCGCGACGGCTTCCGTGCCCCCGGCACCAAGGTCGCCCAGTCCTTCGAGGTCAACAAGTCGACCGGCTCCGTCACCCTCACCCACAAGCTGGGCAAGGTCGACCGCCCGGTGTACGTCCGGGTGCGCGGCACCGACGGCAACCGCTCGCAGGTGGGCCTGCACGGCGCCGCCACCGACCCGAACGGTCCGGCGCTGGACGTCGTCGGCGACGCCGACCCGTGGCGCGACCTGTGGTTCTACTCCAACCCCATCTGGGTGCTGCCTTCGTGA
- a CDS encoding protein-L-isoaspartate O-methyltransferase family protein: protein MGPLADALIRVPRHAFIPTAAWAKPAAGDGYWIDRERDPDLWWTAVCSDTVVFTQLDDGATELTARNAARTFAPTCSASSPLLITAFLRHLAPAPGDRVLEVGTGTGWTAALLADLTGDPGRVTTVEIDAALAAVAERNLRAAGPVPRLVVGDGTAGAPEHGPFDRLHITAGVREIPYPWIEQTRPGGVIVLPYAPVMRLLRLVVGADGSALGTFHEDCAFMPLRSQRGTGPGTPAGDPGPPRTRALDRDPAPLLDPAPGLQLLFDVLLGDLPWEGRDGELVLAGGASRATVRAGEVTQSGPRDLWDEAEHVHAAWTDRGCPGPDRMGLRLTRERQYVWLDDPAFPATDILTARGDTHHG, encoded by the coding sequence ATGGGACCGCTCGCCGACGCGCTGATCCGGGTGCCCCGGCACGCGTTCATTCCGACCGCGGCCTGGGCCAAGCCCGCGGCGGGCGACGGGTACTGGATCGACCGGGAGCGGGATCCCGACCTGTGGTGGACGGCGGTGTGCTCCGACACCGTGGTCTTCACCCAACTGGACGACGGGGCGACCGAGCTGACGGCGCGGAACGCGGCCCGTACCTTCGCGCCCACCTGCTCGGCGTCCAGCCCGCTGCTGATCACCGCCTTTCTGCGGCACCTCGCGCCCGCGCCCGGCGACCGGGTGCTGGAGGTGGGGACCGGCACCGGCTGGACGGCCGCGCTGCTCGCGGACCTCACCGGAGACCCCGGGCGGGTGACGACCGTCGAGATCGACGCCGCGCTGGCGGCCGTCGCCGAGCGCAATCTGCGCGCGGCGGGACCGGTGCCGCGTCTGGTGGTCGGCGACGGCACCGCGGGGGCGCCGGAGCACGGGCCCTTCGACCGGCTGCACATCACCGCCGGGGTGCGGGAGATCCCGTACCCCTGGATCGAGCAGACCCGCCCCGGCGGCGTCATCGTGCTGCCCTACGCGCCTGTGATGCGGCTGCTGCGGCTGGTGGTCGGCGCGGACGGTTCGGCGCTGGGGACCTTCCACGAGGACTGCGCCTTCATGCCGCTGCGCTCCCAGCGCGGGACGGGACCGGGCACCCCGGCCGGCGACCCGGGGCCGCCCCGGACGCGCGCGCTGGACCGCGATCCGGCGCCGCTGCTCGATCCGGCGCCCGGGCTCCAGCTGCTGTTCGACGTCCTCCTCGGCGATCTGCCCTGGGAGGGCCGCGACGGGGAGCTGGTACTGGCCGGCGGCGCCTCCCGCGCCACGGTACGGGCGGGCGAGGTCACCCAGAGCGGGCCGCGCGATCTGTGGGACGAGGCGGAGCACGTGCACGCCGCATGGACCGACCGGGGCTGCCCGGGACCGGACCGGATGGGCCTGCGGCTCACCCGGGAGCGACAGTACGTATGGCTGGATGATCCCGCCTTCCCGGCGACGGACATCCTCACCGCGAGAGGGGATACGCACCATGGCTGA
- a CDS encoding arabinosylfuranosidase ArfA, whose translation MSAQQTTARFTLDPAFAVSEVDPRLFGSFVEHLGRCVYTGIYEPGHPAADAAGLRTDVLDLVRELGVTAIRYPGGNFVSGYKWEDSVGPKEDRPRRLDLAWRSTESNQFGLSEFIDFVRKVGGTPMMAVNLGTRGVAEALELQEYANHPAGTALSDLRAAHGDKDPFDIKLWCLGNEMDGPWQTGHKTAEEYGRLAAETARAMRQIDPSVELVACGSSNSGMDTFAQWEATVLEHAYELVDHVSLHAYYEERNGDRDSFLASAVDTESFIEKIVATCDHVGAKLKSKKKINLSFDEWNVWYMNPEAPAHTDPPQEDWAEAPRLLENHYSVVDAVVFGSLLIALLRHADRVKVACLAQLVNVIAPILAEPGGPAWKQTTYFPFAAASKYGRGTVLDVRPDSPTYETEQFGTVDLLHTTAVKNDETGEVTIFAVNRSQTRALPLEAVLHGLDLTRVVEHSVLSDEDPDARNTLENTERVAPHAATGTTLTDGTLSATLEPLSWNVIRLA comes from the coding sequence ATGAGTGCTCAGCAGACGACCGCCCGTTTCACCCTCGACCCCGCCTTCGCCGTCTCCGAGGTGGACCCGCGGCTCTTCGGCTCCTTCGTGGAGCACCTGGGACGCTGCGTCTACACCGGCATCTACGAGCCCGGGCACCCCGCCGCCGACGCCGCCGGACTGCGCACCGACGTCCTGGACCTGGTCCGGGAACTGGGCGTCACCGCCATCCGCTACCCCGGCGGCAACTTCGTCTCCGGCTACAAGTGGGAGGACAGCGTCGGCCCCAAGGAGGACCGGCCGCGCCGTCTGGACCTGGCCTGGCGCTCCACCGAGTCCAACCAGTTCGGGCTCAGCGAGTTCATCGACTTCGTCCGCAAGGTCGGCGGCACCCCGATGATGGCCGTCAACCTGGGCACGCGCGGGGTCGCGGAGGCCCTGGAGCTCCAGGAGTACGCCAACCACCCGGCCGGCACCGCCCTGTCCGACCTGCGCGCCGCGCACGGCGACAAGGACCCCTTCGACATCAAGCTGTGGTGCCTGGGCAACGAGATGGACGGACCCTGGCAGACCGGCCACAAGACGGCCGAGGAGTACGGGCGGCTGGCCGCCGAGACGGCGCGCGCCATGCGGCAGATCGACCCGAGTGTCGAACTCGTCGCCTGCGGCAGCTCCAACTCCGGGATGGACACCTTCGCGCAGTGGGAGGCCACCGTCCTGGAGCACGCCTACGAGCTGGTGGACCACGTCTCGCTGCACGCCTACTACGAGGAGCGGAACGGGGACCGCGACTCCTTCCTGGCCTCGGCCGTGGACACCGAGTCCTTCATCGAGAAGATCGTCGCCACCTGCGACCACGTGGGCGCCAAGCTGAAGTCGAAGAAGAAGATCAATCTCTCCTTCGACGAGTGGAACGTCTGGTACATGAACCCCGAGGCGCCGGCCCACACCGACCCGCCGCAGGAGGACTGGGCCGAGGCGCCGCGCCTGCTGGAGAACCACTACAGCGTGGTGGACGCCGTCGTCTTCGGCTCGCTGCTCATCGCACTGCTGCGGCACGCGGACCGGGTGAAGGTCGCCTGTCTGGCGCAGCTGGTCAACGTCATCGCCCCGATCCTGGCCGAGCCGGGCGGCCCGGCGTGGAAGCAGACCACCTACTTCCCCTTCGCGGCGGCCTCGAAGTACGGGCGCGGCACGGTGCTCGACGTGCGCCCGGACTCCCCGACGTACGAGACGGAGCAGTTCGGCACGGTCGACCTGCTGCACACCACGGCCGTCAAGAACGACGAGACCGGCGAGGTCACCATCTTCGCCGTCAACCGCAGCCAGACCCGGGCGCTGCCGCTGGAGGCGGTGCTGCACGGCCTGGACCTGACCCGGGTCGTTGAGCACTCGGTGCTCTCGGACGAGGACCCCGACGCGCGCAACACCCTGGAGAACACCGAGCGGGTCGCCCCGCACGCGGCCACCGGCACGACGCTCACCGACGGCACCCTGAGCGCCACCCTGGAGCCGCTGTCGTGGAACGTCATCCGGCTCGCGTGA
- a CDS encoding NADP-dependent oxidoreductase — MSLPSTALAWHLVARPHGVPTSSDFALREIPLEAPGPGRLLVRNVYLSVDPYMRGRMNDVPSYVPPYRLEEPMEGGAVGEVLAVGEGVTGFAPGDHVLHGLGWRSHAVVDAARAGRVSERDAPLSTYLGVLGMTGLTAYAGLVAVARLTEGDTVFVSGAAGAVGSEVGQLARLLGAGRVVGSAGSAEKVRWLTEDLGFDAAFNYKDPAPVTEQLREAAPDGIDVYFDNVGGEHLEAAIDAFHVHGRAVICGMISLYNATEPPAAPRNLSQVIGKRLRIEGMLVGDHQGLRERFVEQAGAWVRSGELKYEETVVDGVEHTLDAFLGMLRGENTGKMLVRL; from the coding sequence GTGTCCCTGCCGAGCACCGCTCTCGCCTGGCATCTGGTCGCCCGCCCGCATGGTGTCCCCACTTCCTCGGACTTCGCGCTGCGCGAGATCCCGCTGGAGGCGCCGGGCCCGGGCCGGCTGCTGGTACGCAACGTCTACCTGTCCGTCGACCCCTACATGCGCGGCCGGATGAACGACGTGCCCTCGTACGTGCCGCCCTACCGGCTGGAGGAGCCGATGGAGGGCGGCGCGGTCGGCGAGGTGCTGGCGGTGGGGGAGGGGGTCACCGGGTTCGCGCCCGGCGACCATGTGCTGCACGGCCTGGGCTGGCGTTCGCACGCGGTGGTGGACGCGGCGCGGGCCGGGCGGGTCTCGGAGCGTGACGCCCCGCTCAGCACCTATCTGGGGGTGCTGGGGATGACCGGCCTGACCGCGTACGCCGGGCTGGTGGCGGTGGCCCGGCTGACGGAGGGCGACACGGTCTTCGTCTCCGGCGCGGCGGGCGCGGTGGGCAGCGAAGTGGGGCAGTTGGCCCGGCTGCTGGGCGCGGGCCGGGTGGTCGGCAGCGCCGGCTCGGCGGAGAAGGTGCGCTGGCTGACCGAGGACCTGGGGTTCGACGCGGCGTTCAACTACAAGGACCCGGCGCCGGTCACCGAGCAGCTGCGGGAGGCGGCCCCGGACGGCATCGACGTCTACTTCGACAATGTGGGCGGGGAGCACCTGGAGGCGGCGATCGACGCGTTCCACGTCCACGGCCGGGCGGTGATCTGCGGAATGATCTCGCTCTACAACGCCACCGAGCCGCCCGCCGCCCCGCGCAACCTGAGCCAGGTCATCGGCAAGCGGCTGCGGATCGAGGGAATGCTGGTGGGCGATCACCAGGGTCTGCGCGAGCGTTTCGTCGAGCAGGCGGGCGCGTGGGTGCGGTCGGGTGAGCTGAAGTACGAGGAGACCGTGGTGGACGGCGTCGAGCACACGCTGGACGCGTTCCTGGGGATGCTGCGCGGCGAGAACACCGGGAAGATGCTGGTGCGCCTGTAG
- a CDS encoding SMP-30/gluconolactonase/LRE family protein, with protein sequence MAQHLGQGLDIAIRARAELGEGPTWDPAAGRLIWVDILGSRVHSHDPAGGTNTVLPVEQHVGAAKPRAGGGLVVNLRDGIGLYEPDGTGFRWLHREVVPGRRANDAAVAPDGSLWAGSMRYDQATGGGTLIRVDADGTVHTLLPEVTVSNGLGWSPDGGRAYYVDSPTKRIDILTFSDDGEVRRAPLVDTSAMPGDPDGLTVDADGCVWVAFWGGGAVLRYTPAGELDRTVPVPVSQPTACAFGGADLTDLYITTAATGTDPAAEPLAGSVLVLPGAGSGLPQPAFAG encoded by the coding sequence GTGGCACAGCACCTTGGGCAGGGACTCGACATCGCGATACGGGCGCGGGCGGAGCTGGGCGAGGGCCCGACCTGGGACCCGGCGGCCGGGCGGCTGATCTGGGTGGACATCCTGGGCTCCCGCGTCCACTCCCACGACCCGGCGGGCGGCACGAACACCGTCCTGCCGGTCGAGCAGCACGTCGGCGCCGCCAAACCCCGGGCCGGCGGCGGTCTGGTGGTCAATCTGCGGGACGGCATCGGCCTGTACGAGCCGGACGGCACCGGCTTCCGCTGGCTGCACCGCGAGGTCGTGCCGGGCCGCCGCGCCAACGACGCGGCGGTCGCGCCCGACGGCTCGCTGTGGGCCGGCAGCATGCGCTACGACCAGGCCACCGGCGGCGGCACGCTCATCCGGGTGGACGCGGACGGCACCGTGCACACCCTCCTCCCCGAGGTCACCGTGAGCAACGGTCTGGGCTGGAGCCCGGACGGTGGCCGGGCGTACTACGTCGACAGCCCCACCAAGCGGATCGACATCCTCACCTTCTCCGACGACGGCGAGGTGCGCCGGGCCCCGCTGGTGGACACCAGTGCGATGCCGGGCGACCCGGACGGGCTGACGGTGGACGCCGACGGCTGTGTGTGGGTGGCGTTCTGGGGCGGCGGGGCGGTGCTCCGCTACACCCCGGCGGGCGAACTCGACCGTACGGTCCCGGTGCCGGTCTCGCAGCCCACCGCCTGCGCGTTCGGCGGCGCGGACCTGACGGACCTGTACATCACCACCGCCGCCACCGGCACCGATCCGGCGGCCGAGCCGCTGGCGGGTTCGGTCCTGGTGCTGCCGGGCGCGGGCAGCGGGCTGCCGCAGCCGGCGTTCGCGGGCTGA
- a CDS encoding IclR family transcriptional regulator — MGRRVPAVSRALDILELFLDGDGTLSAPEITRRLQLPRTTVHELVTTLAARSYLVPVPEQPGRYRLGVRTYQLGSRYAEQLDLAAEGQQVARAIAETCGETVHVAVLEDADVIYIAKVDSTHAVRMVSATGRRLPAHCTAVGKMLLSTLPPEDLAARLPARLTAMTPNSLTSPEELRAELARVRERGIAYEQRESNPDVSCVAAPVRDRAGRVVAALSVSVPMIRWSEERQRELAELAARGAADLSERLGHHTGNRD, encoded by the coding sequence ATGGGGCGTCGCGTACCGGCGGTCAGCCGTGCGTTGGACATATTGGAGCTGTTCCTCGACGGGGACGGCACGCTCTCCGCGCCCGAGATCACCCGCAGGCTCCAGCTCCCGCGCACCACCGTCCACGAGCTGGTCACCACGCTGGCAGCACGCTCCTATCTCGTCCCGGTCCCCGAGCAGCCGGGCCGCTACCGCCTCGGGGTGCGCACGTACCAGCTCGGCAGCCGCTACGCCGAGCAGCTCGATCTCGCCGCCGAGGGCCAGCAGGTCGCCCGCGCCATCGCCGAGACCTGCGGGGAGACCGTGCACGTCGCCGTCCTGGAGGACGCCGACGTCATCTACATCGCCAAGGTCGACAGCACCCACGCCGTACGGATGGTCTCCGCCACCGGCCGCCGACTGCCCGCGCACTGCACGGCCGTCGGCAAGATGCTGCTCTCCACCCTGCCGCCCGAGGACCTGGCCGCCCGGCTCCCCGCCCGGCTCACCGCCATGACCCCCAACTCCCTCACCTCCCCCGAGGAGCTGCGCGCCGAGCTGGCGCGGGTGCGGGAGCGGGGCATCGCCTACGAGCAGCGCGAGTCCAACCCCGATGTGAGCTGTGTGGCCGCCCCCGTACGGGACCGGGCCGGCCGGGTGGTGGCGGCGCTGTCCGTCTCGGTGCCGATGATCCGCTGGAGCGAGGAACGGCAGCGGGAACTGGCGGAGCTGGCCGCGCGCGGCGCGGCCGATCTGTCCGAGCGGCTCGGGCATCACACCGGCAACCGGGACTGA